Proteins from a single region of Methanotorris igneus Kol 5:
- the trm14 gene encoding tRNA (guanine(6)-N2)-methyltransferase, protein MKFKYYATLPPGLEKISSDEIEELGGRIFRIKEGKGRIFFEGDFELIPKVNYLSRTIERTIILLKLEEFENITLDDIYKSVYEIDWTEWIREEQAFAIRPLRAGEHDFTSIDVGRVAGQAVIDAYKNAKGVRLKVNLDNPDVIIRVDVIFNELIIGIDTTGDEGLHRRGYRAYNHPAHLNASIASALVKLSNWKDDEILLDPMCGSGTILVEAAMIKRNIPPGKFRDDFAFIKIFGREALDEIKSQIVENKKMLKLYGVEKFKKHISGAVKNAENVGVVDTIKFIEGDATELEKIDYLKDGVDVVITNPPYGIRIGGKKMVRNLYNNFLNSLKKITHDDSRIIIITAEDKILRNAAINNNYKIKEEFRVMYGGLDTVVFVLKNE, encoded by the coding sequence ATTAAGTTCAAATATTACGCAACACTTCCACCAGGGCTTGAAAAAATCTCATCAGATGAAATCGAGGAGCTTGGTGGAAGAATTTTCAGGATAAAAGAGGGTAAGGGAAGAATATTTTTTGAAGGGGATTTTGAATTAATTCCTAAAGTTAATTATCTATCAAGAACAATAGAAAGGACTATAATTTTATTAAAACTTGAAGAGTTTGAGAATATAACTCTTGACGATATATATAAAAGTGTCTATGAGATTGATTGGACTGAATGGATAAGGGAAGAGCAGGCATTTGCAATAAGACCATTAAGGGCGGGAGAGCATGATTTTACATCCATAGATGTTGGTAGGGTTGCAGGACAGGCGGTTATAGATGCATACAAGAATGCAAAAGGTGTTAGGCTTAAGGTGAATTTAGACAATCCAGACGTCATTATTAGGGTTGATGTAATTTTTAATGAGCTAATTATTGGGATTGACACTACTGGAGATGAAGGGTTACATAGGAGAGGATATAGAGCATATAACCACCCAGCACATTTAAATGCATCGATTGCATCTGCATTGGTAAAACTCTCCAATTGGAAAGATGATGAGATTTTATTAGACCCTATGTGTGGGAGTGGAACAATTTTGGTAGAGGCGGCAATGATCAAAAGGAACATCCCCCCAGGGAAATTTAGGGACGATTTTGCATTTATAAAAATATTTGGTAGGGAAGCGTTAGATGAGATAAAAAGTCAAATTGTTGAAAATAAAAAAATGCTAAAACTTTATGGTGTTGAGAAATTTAAAAAGCACATAAGTGGGGCTGTAAAAAATGCAGAGAATGTTGGCGTTGTAGATACAATAAAATTTATCGAAGGAGATGCAACAGAACTGGAAAAAATTGATTATTTGAAGGATGGAGTAGATGTTGTTATCACAAATCCCCCTTATGGTATAAGAATTGGTGGTAAAAAGATGGTTAGAAATTTATACAACAACTTCTTAAATTCATTGAAAAAGATAACTCATGATGATTCAAGAATAATAATCATTACTGCAGAGGACAAAATTTTAAGAAATGCAGCGATAAACAACAACTACAAAATAAAAGAGGAATTTAGAGTTATGTATGGAGGGTTAGATACGGTTGTATTTGTCCTTAAGAATGAATAA
- a CDS encoding V4R domain-containing protein, giving the protein MHIQLKLNREMSEIFREILVDKETDDLPDDDELINEVVEHLKKGFDKEKMTFDERKYTDRKIKEYIPLELFRVMAYIVIKKIKERGSEITLYEIGYEFGKFLKPKNIRELKTFFRKNNLGILEIESRKPFILKVRECAMCDSLEVNEPICYFDAGLLAGALECILNKTVVVDEIKCMGQGYDACYFKIEIVKD; this is encoded by the coding sequence TTGCATATCCAACTGAAATTAAATAGGGAGATGAGTGAGATTTTTAGAGAGATTCTGGTAGATAAAGAGACAGATGATTTACCAGATGATGATGAATTGATCAATGAAGTAGTTGAGCATTTAAAAAAGGGATTTGATAAAGAAAAAATGACTTTTGACGAAAGAAAATATACAGACAGAAAAATTAAAGAATATATTCCATTAGAGCTTTTTAGGGTTATGGCATATATAGTAATAAAAAAAATTAAAGAAAGAGGTTCAGAAATAACACTATATGAGATAGGATACGAATTTGGAAAATTTTTAAAACCAAAAAACATTAGAGAGTTAAAAACATTTTTTAGAAAAAACAATTTGGGAATTTTGGAGATTGAAAGTAGGAAACCATTTATTTTAAAAGTAAGGGAATGTGCAATGTGTGATAGTTTGGAAGTTAATGAACCAATTTGTTATTTTGACGCTGGATTACTTGCGGGAGCGTTGGAATGCATACTAAATAAAACTGTGGTAGTTGATGAAATAAAATGTATGGGCCAAGGGTACGATGCCTGTTACTTCAAAATAGAAATTGTAAAAGATTAA
- a CDS encoding DUF63 family protein, protein MLSAIKEFIYEYYIKPMIEGSGYNLVQEITYGIFLTFMVYIFYKACVKLRVAIDEKFAQTTVFYVVLISLMRALVDAGVIERSFFTITPGIVILIGSYYMASILISGVLLRERYYKLAIPFALLPIIYFLPDFLNRIVHWEALLYVSLILFPTYILTVFIIKKTKIENKIISSKIDKYAIFSQLVDASATAVGIGIYGYWEQHPIPRFFMDMFGAYVMIPLKLAVVLIALYLINEEVDNKDLKNILKITIMCLGLAPGLRNLLRTIMGV, encoded by the coding sequence ATGCTATCTGCTATAAAAGAATTTATCTACGAATACTACATCAAACCAATGATAGAAGGAAGTGGATACAACCTCGTTCAGGAAATTACCTATGGTATTTTTCTCACATTTATGGTTTACATTTTCTATAAAGCATGTGTGAAATTAAGAGTTGCAATTGATGAAAAATTTGCCCAAACTACTGTTTTTTATGTTGTTCTAATTTCCCTAATGAGGGCATTGGTGGATGCAGGAGTTATAGAGAGAAGTTTTTTTACAATAACTCCGGGAATTGTCATTTTAATTGGAAGTTATTATATGGCTTCAATTTTGATATCAGGAGTCTTGTTGAGGGAGAGGTATTATAAGTTGGCAATTCCTTTTGCTTTGTTGCCTATAATTTACTTTTTGCCAGATTTTTTAAATAGAATTGTGCATTGGGAAGCATTATTGTATGTTTCTTTGATATTATTCCCAACATATATCCTTACAGTATTTATAATCAAAAAAACAAAAATTGAAAATAAGATTATCTCCTCAAAAATAGATAAATATGCTATATTTTCTCAATTAGTGGATGCTTCAGCAACGGCAGTAGGGATAGGAATTTATGGATATTGGGAACAGCACCCCATCCCAAGGTTTTTCATGGATATGTTTGGGGCATATGTGATGATACCTTTAAAATTGGCTGTTGTGTTAATTGCTTTATATTTAATAAATGAAGAAGTGGATAACAAAGACCTGAAAAATATCCTAAAAATAACCATAATGTGCTTAGGATTAGCCCCTGGATTAAGGAATCTGCTAAGAACTATAATGGGCGTGTAA
- a CDS encoding DUF4040 domain-containing protein, with protein sequence MEDFVAYVIMAIIVLSYISALLQKDLIKCVVFTGLGGLGLAYLYYVLLAPDVALTEAILGGAVLPAFFAFTVRRTQRIDE encoded by the coding sequence ATGGAGGACTTTGTTGCTTATGTTATTATGGCCATAATAGTTCTCTCCTATATTTCAGCGTTATTGCAGAAAGATTTGATTAAGTGTGTGGTTTTCACTGGATTAGGTGGATTGGGTCTTGCTTATTTGTATTATGTTCTTCTTGCTCCAGATGTTGCTTTAACAGAGGCAATCCTTGGAGGGGCTGTCTTGCCCGCATTTTTCGCCTTTACCGTTAGAAGAACTCAAAGAATTGACGAATAA
- a CDS encoding sulfite exporter TauE/SafE family protein, protein MLFLIFILLGVVVGILSGLLGVGGGFIVVPALIYAFDYLNISEEFAVKMAFGTSLFVVFITSLVGAYKHSKLKNVDWKSAVIMGIMGMIGSYISGTIVVNYLSGELLRTIFGIVLIAISINMINYPKIKEVGDFVRPNLIYLLISGFLIGIFTGMVGLGGGVMAIPVMVLFLKFPIKKAIGTSLGMIILTSFGGLIPYLSADPNINLSQSLYCVGYVSLLVGLCIAIPSATFSSYGVKLSTKLDVRVLRRIFGVILFLVGLDLILNIN, encoded by the coding sequence ATGTTATTTTTAATTTTTATTTTGCTTGGTGTTGTTGTCGGAATATTATCTGGATTACTTGGAGTTGGTGGGGGATTTATAGTAGTTCCTGCCTTAATTTATGCATTTGATTATCTAAATATTTCAGAGGAATTTGCTGTGAAGATGGCGTTTGGCACGAGTTTGTTTGTTGTATTCATCACTTCCCTTGTTGGAGCATATAAGCACAGCAAACTCAAAAATGTCGATTGGAAATCAGCAGTAATAATGGGCATAATGGGGATGATTGGTTCCTACATTAGCGGAACTATTGTTGTTAACTATTTGAGTGGGGAATTATTGAGAACTATATTTGGAATCGTCCTAATTGCAATCTCAATAAATATGATAAACTATCCAAAAATTAAAGAGGTTGGGGATTTTGTAAGGCCCAATTTAATTTATCTCCTTATCAGCGGATTTTTAATTGGAATTTTTACAGGAATGGTTGGTTTAGGGGGAGGAGTTATGGCAATTCCAGTTATGGTTTTGTTTTTAAAGTTTCCAATAAAAAAAGCCATTGGAACATCCCTTGGAATGATAATCTTGACATCATTTGGGGGGCTAATACCCTATTTAAGTGCAGATCCTAACATTAATCTTTCCCAAAGTTTATATTGTGTGGGTTATGTATCTCTTCTTGTTGGGTTGTGTATTGCGATACCAAGTGCAACATTTTCTTCTTATGGTGTTAAACTATCAACGAAGTTAGATGTAAGAGTATTGAGGAGAATATTTGGGGTTATTTTATTTTTGGTAGGGCTTGATTTGATTCTTAACATTAACTAA
- a CDS encoding CBS domain-containing protein, producing MIIMKIKEVMNKEFIELSPNDIGGEVVQMLYKKRKNYAPVVEDGKLVGWITTLDLLAGCKHSKIEDLMLFIDEIKVLKEEDELTEEIIEEMIKNEDIAYPVVNNNDEVVGTLSVFDLLKFYKK from the coding sequence ATGATAATAATGAAAATTAAAGAAGTTATGAATAAGGAATTTATAGAACTCTCTCCAAATGATATTGGAGGAGAGGTTGTGCAGATGCTCTACAAAAAAAGAAAAAACTATGCTCCAGTTGTGGAGGATGGAAAACTTGTGGGGTGGATAACGACTCTTGATTTACTTGCAGGATGTAAACATTCAAAAATTGAGGATTTAATGCTGTTTATTGATGAAATAAAAGTTTTAAAAGAAGAAGATGAATTAACAGAAGAGATTATAGAAGAGATGATTAAAAATGAAGACATTGCATATCCTGTTGTTAATAATAATGATGAAGTTGTTGGAACGCTGAGTGTTTTTGATTTGTTAAAATTTTATAAAAAGTAA